A section of the Acidobacterium capsulatum ATCC 51196 genome encodes:
- a CDS encoding ABC transporter permease, whose amino-acid sequence MNWPVVANDVHTAAKRIRRHPKNPLVLVITLAVAVGSVVGIFDLARQVLHAPLPYRQPDRIVVAGETVSPFLVSVYDWQHNPRDHSIFRSIAEYRSQTTLFDSGSGGRKLTIADVTPHFFSVLGVRMALGSGLPDTPPTPPSHRISWMPMVVSHHMWQKYLGSNPDIVGHTIRLKFLPPYRFLVVGVAPAGVRFPSSVDAWIPEHLFGTSMAQTDGPGGYYPRSIARLRPGVSVPEAEAAIRSWSHTSSEWLWNHSVRLTPFRKYVGGEFYRAAPMLWLLTILFLTLVVAAAVNICHREFEARDQEMRIRQMIGGRPRRLLWMLGIEVMALLLLAMAGAFFVRYAVLQVTLNYVLLPVGIHTSLTWMDVAIAGGAMLLSAALVLIPEAMALGVLPQFGLRRWARLGGSRPISQFRIPIHVAAATMILVTAAVLLRTASEISHISPGVRAKGVFVGEVALPFDRSTYLSRHLPTVSPKATAQAKQQEIAKQEQVRIQRTQQFAALMNLYFSSIVRRVKADARVTDAGVISIAPYSGYPPNTFGVVVSRVVPTKPPYHVTTGAQLVTMSAGAAKAMGLTALQGHGFGVGSAGELGKNAVLVNEAMARKIGSGGTSLGRYVWPPLDAGSWPRIVGIVNNVRAENIFAQPVPTIYYPSSVIGMSDMDVVFHVSENMPVREASSILQKAVERVSPDAVISHFAPMENMIASADTLTRYMADFLLALAVVGVFIVAVCAWAESSGEVRRREHEMGIRLAIGAEPGQLVQLMLWRLALPSLVAATLGAIAGWWISQVMAYMFHGLEPRVGMFVCGAAIVETYVVLVSILALRRGLQRNPRDMIGEGAA is encoded by the coding sequence ATGAACTGGCCCGTTGTTGCAAATGACGTCCATACTGCAGCAAAACGTATCCGGCGGCATCCGAAAAACCCGCTTGTGCTGGTGATTACCCTGGCCGTTGCCGTAGGTAGCGTAGTCGGGATCTTCGACCTTGCACGACAGGTCTTACATGCACCTCTACCGTATCGCCAGCCCGACAGGATCGTCGTTGCGGGCGAAACGGTCAGCCCTTTTCTGGTCAGCGTATATGACTGGCAGCACAATCCCCGGGATCACAGTATTTTTCGATCGATCGCCGAATACCGCTCCCAGACGACCCTGTTCGATTCGGGCTCGGGCGGCCGCAAGCTGACGATTGCCGATGTCACGCCGCATTTCTTTTCCGTGCTCGGAGTCAGAATGGCGCTGGGTAGCGGGTTGCCAGACACGCCACCAACGCCGCCGAGTCATCGGATCTCGTGGATGCCAATGGTAGTGAGCCATCACATGTGGCAGAAGTACCTCGGCTCCAATCCTGACATTGTTGGCCATACGATTCGGCTCAAGTTCTTGCCCCCTTACCGCTTTCTGGTCGTCGGGGTGGCGCCTGCGGGAGTGCGGTTTCCTTCGTCCGTAGACGCTTGGATTCCCGAGCATCTCTTCGGGACGAGCATGGCGCAGACGGACGGTCCGGGAGGATATTACCCTCGGAGCATTGCGCGGCTGCGGCCGGGAGTCTCTGTTCCCGAGGCCGAGGCGGCCATCCGCTCGTGGTCTCATACCTCGTCTGAATGGCTTTGGAATCATTCCGTCCGGCTGACGCCCTTCAGGAAGTATGTGGGCGGAGAGTTTTACCGGGCGGCTCCCATGCTGTGGCTTCTTACGATTCTGTTTTTGACGCTGGTGGTGGCGGCGGCGGTGAACATTTGCCACAGGGAGTTCGAAGCCCGGGATCAGGAGATGAGGATCCGGCAGATGATCGGTGGCCGCCCACGGCGACTGCTTTGGATGCTGGGGATAGAGGTGATGGCTCTGTTGCTGCTAGCGATGGCGGGAGCATTTTTTGTGCGCTATGCGGTCCTGCAAGTTACGCTGAACTACGTTCTCCTGCCGGTAGGGATTCACACGAGCCTGACATGGATGGACGTGGCTATTGCCGGCGGGGCCATGCTGTTGTCCGCTGCGCTGGTGCTCATTCCCGAGGCTATGGCGCTGGGTGTGCTGCCGCAGTTTGGATTGAGGCGATGGGCGCGGCTGGGCGGCTCGCGACCGATTTCGCAGTTCCGAATTCCAATACATGTGGCGGCCGCTACGATGATTCTGGTGACGGCGGCGGTTCTCTTGCGTACGGCATCAGAGATATCGCACATCAGTCCCGGGGTTCGTGCCAAGGGTGTTTTCGTGGGTGAAGTCGCACTTCCATTTGATCGGAGTACCTATTTGTCCCGGCATTTGCCAACGGTCAGTCCAAAGGCTACCGCTCAAGCGAAGCAACAAGAAATTGCGAAGCAGGAGCAGGTACGGATTCAGAGAACGCAACAATTTGCGGCCCTCATGAACCTCTACTTTTCCTCGATCGTGCGGCGGGTCAAAGCGGATGCCCGGGTGACAGACGCGGGCGTCATCAGCATTGCGCCTTATAGTGGGTATCCTCCCAATACGTTTGGTGTCGTTGTTTCGCGGGTAGTTCCCACAAAGCCGCCTTATCACGTAACCACCGGTGCCCAACTGGTGACCATGAGCGCGGGCGCGGCCAAGGCCATGGGGCTGACAGCCTTGCAGGGGCACGGATTCGGAGTGGGGTCCGCAGGCGAATTGGGGAAGAACGCTGTGCTGGTGAACGAGGCGATGGCCAGAAAGATAGGCTCCGGAGGAACCAGCCTGGGAAGGTATGTTTGGCCTCCACTGGACGCAGGCAGTTGGCCGCGCATTGTGGGCATCGTCAACAACGTTCGCGCGGAAAACATCTTTGCCCAGCCCGTGCCGACCATTTATTACCCCTCCAGCGTAATTGGAATGTCGGATATGGACGTGGTGTTTCATGTGTCGGAAAACATGCCGGTGCGGGAGGCATCGTCGATTCTGCAAAAGGCAGTCGAGCGAGTGTCGCCGGACGCGGTGATTTCGCACTTTGCGCCGATGGAGAACATGATTGCGTCGGCGGACACACTGACGCGCTACATGGCGGATTTTCTTCTGGCGCTGGCCGTGGTTGGAGTGTTTATCGTTGCTGTTTGCGCGTGGGCGGAATCTTCCGGCGAAGTGCGCAGGCGGGAACATGAAATGGGCATTCGGCTGGCGATAGGAGCGGAGCCGGGACAGCTCGTCCAATTGATGCTGTGGCGACTGGCGCTGCCGAGCCTGGTGGCGGCGACTCTGGGGGCGATCGCGGGGTGGTGGATTTCGCAGGTGATGGCTTACATGTTTCACGGTCTTGAGCCCAGAGTAGGCATGTTTGTGTGCGGAGCTGCCATTGTGGAGACGTATGTCGTTCTGGTCTCGATTCTGGCCTTGCGGCGCGGTCTGCAACGGAATCCGAGGGATATGATTGGCGAAGGAGCAGCTTAA
- a CDS encoding ADOP family duplicated permease, translated as MRELFRRIHYLLSRRRLDAELENDMEFHREMAAHAGNANFGNTLRLRERAYEAWGWTWLDRLKQDLRFGVRILVRSPGFTLVATLVLAIGVGVNVSAFSLFNMVALKPLPVPDANRLVRLERRSADQYTNQMSYPSFLFYQKHAHMLSAAMAVLGVPPMDIDHDEQLTSASFVTPNYFVELGTRPAVGRLLNPGRDGSAEDAPAVVLSYGLWQRRFGGDPDVVGRVIHLNGKPVTIAGVTPFALATLGGQDPDLWLPIAQQPYFVAHSTILQDWTNGSVQMWGKLAPGVSATAAAQELLVLTNELRHEHPEAVWDNERIQISPGGHLQVMQPRMVTLAEMIGVLALLILVVACANVGGLTAARAVTRQHEIGIRMAIGAGRWRIFRQLCTESLLLGAMGSLAGMALSWAVLRIVLTKFDAPKWLSARPDWRVLLFAAGITVVAMLFFGLLPALQIARQRQQKTFARQILVGLQIAASSVLLIVAALLVHAAQHALYTDPGFGYQQIVSIDPQLSQHGYSPAAARNYLNQMESRLRALPDVRAVSLVQLPPLGHVVSSWTTEIGTRKVTIYPNWVAPNFFRTMEIPLRLGRTFHPGEKHVVIVSESFAREQWPGKNPLGETVGAAPNRDTVIGVVGDAHINALSDDDALEQYWAAQPDNLPDMVVVVRAAGQSGQIGPAARAIATSLDASVFPEIRQVKALVRENQRMIEDVAGIVSLVGLIALSLAVIGLVGLVAFVVTQRTKEIAIRIAVGGHPLIVLSAVLRQFRWPLILGAASGTGLAAFGSSLLRVALYGVNNLDPISYAAALGLLLLIAIASMILPAARALRMDVAAILHYE; from the coding sequence ATGCGCGAACTGTTTCGACGGATTCATTACCTCCTGAGCCGGCGGCGGCTGGATGCCGAGCTCGAGAACGATATGGAGTTTCATCGCGAGATGGCGGCACACGCGGGGAATGCGAATTTCGGCAACACGCTGCGGCTGCGGGAACGGGCCTACGAGGCGTGGGGCTGGACGTGGCTGGATCGGCTGAAGCAGGATTTGCGCTTCGGGGTGAGGATTCTGGTCCGTTCACCTGGATTTACTCTGGTCGCGACGCTGGTGCTGGCCATCGGGGTGGGCGTGAACGTGTCGGCCTTCAGCCTGTTCAACATGGTCGCGCTGAAGCCGCTTCCTGTGCCTGATGCGAATCGCCTGGTGCGCCTCGAGCGGCGGTCGGCGGATCAATACACCAACCAGATGTCGTACCCGTCGTTTCTCTTCTATCAGAAACACGCGCACATGCTTTCCGCCGCGATGGCGGTGCTGGGTGTGCCGCCGATGGACATCGACCACGATGAGCAGCTGACCAGCGCGTCCTTTGTTACGCCGAATTACTTCGTCGAGCTGGGGACGCGGCCGGCGGTGGGGCGCCTCCTGAATCCTGGCCGGGACGGCAGCGCCGAGGACGCGCCTGCGGTGGTTCTGAGCTACGGGCTCTGGCAGCGGCGCTTTGGCGGCGATCCCGATGTCGTGGGCCGTGTGATTCATCTGAATGGCAAGCCCGTGACCATTGCCGGCGTCACACCCTTTGCTCTGGCCACGCTGGGCGGACAGGATCCGGATCTGTGGCTTCCCATTGCTCAGCAGCCCTACTTCGTGGCCCACAGCACCATCCTGCAGGACTGGACGAACGGCAGCGTGCAGATGTGGGGGAAGCTGGCACCTGGGGTGAGCGCCACCGCCGCCGCACAGGAGTTGCTGGTTCTGACGAACGAGCTGCGCCACGAGCATCCGGAAGCCGTATGGGACAACGAGAGAATTCAGATTTCACCTGGAGGGCATCTGCAGGTGATGCAGCCCCGGATGGTGACTTTGGCTGAGATGATCGGGGTGCTGGCCCTGCTGATTCTGGTGGTGGCGTGCGCGAACGTGGGGGGATTGACGGCGGCGCGGGCGGTGACGCGGCAGCACGAAATCGGGATACGCATGGCGATTGGCGCGGGGCGGTGGCGCATCTTCCGTCAGCTGTGTACGGAAAGCCTGCTGCTGGGCGCGATGGGTTCGCTGGCGGGAATGGCGCTGTCATGGGCTGTGCTCCGGATCGTGCTGACGAAATTCGACGCGCCGAAATGGCTGAGCGCGCGGCCAGACTGGCGGGTTCTGTTGTTCGCGGCGGGCATCACGGTGGTGGCGATGCTGTTTTTCGGGCTGCTGCCCGCTCTGCAGATCGCGCGCCAGCGGCAGCAGAAGACGTTCGCGCGGCAGATTCTGGTGGGTCTGCAGATTGCCGCCAGTTCGGTACTGCTGATCGTGGCCGCACTGCTGGTTCATGCCGCCCAGCATGCCCTTTATACCGATCCTGGATTCGGCTACCAGCAGATTGTCTCCATCGATCCCCAGTTGAGCCAGCATGGCTACAGCCCGGCGGCGGCCCGAAACTACCTGAACCAGATGGAAAGCCGCTTACGAGCTCTGCCTGACGTGCGCGCGGTGTCGCTGGTGCAGCTTCCGCCGCTGGGACATGTGGTCTCCAGCTGGACAACGGAGATTGGCACAAGGAAAGTGACGATTTACCCCAATTGGGTGGCGCCGAATTTCTTCCGGACGATGGAGATTCCGCTGCGGCTCGGCAGGACGTTTCATCCCGGGGAAAAGCATGTGGTCATTGTGAGTGAATCGTTCGCGCGAGAGCAATGGCCGGGGAAGAATCCCCTGGGAGAGACGGTGGGGGCGGCGCCGAATCGAGATACAGTGATCGGCGTGGTGGGCGACGCGCACATCAACGCGCTTTCGGACGACGATGCGCTGGAGCAGTACTGGGCGGCGCAGCCGGACAACCTGCCGGACATGGTGGTCGTGGTGCGAGCCGCGGGTCAATCGGGACAGATCGGACCTGCGGCCAGAGCGATTGCGACCAGCCTCGACGCTTCCGTCTTTCCGGAGATTCGGCAGGTGAAAGCGCTGGTTCGGGAGAACCAGAGGATGATCGAGGATGTGGCAGGGATTGTGAGTCTCGTCGGACTGATAGCGCTTTCGCTGGCGGTTATAGGCCTGGTGGGGCTGGTGGCCTTTGTGGTGACGCAGCGGACGAAGGAAATTGCGATCCGCATCGCCGTGGGGGGGCATCCCCTGATCGTGTTGAGCGCGGTTCTCCGGCAGTTTCGGTGGCCTTTGATTCTTGGCGCAGCGAGTGGGACCGGCCTGGCGGCATTTGGATCGAGCCTGCTGCGGGTGGCGCTGTATGGGGTGAATAATCTCGATCCAATCAGCTATGCGGCAGCCCTGGGCCTGCTTTTGCTGATCGCGATTGCCTCGATGATTCTCCCGGCAGCTCGCGCTCTGCGCATGGACGTGGCGGCAATTTTGCATTACGAATAG
- a CDS encoding PadR family transcriptional regulator, protein MNDRGESLSPAGALPLLILRVLQSESLHGYAIAQRIHLLSREVLAVEEGLLYPTLQKMLRKGWVEAEWGISETNRKVRFYRLTRPGRAHLDQELASYGRITKAIQEVLRTA, encoded by the coding sequence ATGAACGATAGGGGAGAATCGCTGAGTCCCGCAGGCGCTCTGCCCCTGCTGATTCTTCGTGTGTTGCAGTCTGAGTCTCTGCACGGGTATGCCATCGCGCAGCGCATTCATTTGCTCTCCCGCGAGGTGCTCGCGGTCGAGGAGGGTCTTCTCTACCCGACTCTGCAAAAGATGCTGCGCAAGGGATGGGTCGAGGCCGAGTGGGGTATTTCGGAGACCAATCGAAAGGTTCGCTTCTATCGCCTGACACGTCCCGGCAGAGCGCATTTGGACCAGGAGCTGGCCAGCTACGGCCGGATCACGAAGGCCATCCAGGAAGTACTTCGTACCGCATAG
- a CDS encoding antitoxin Xre-like helix-turn-helix domain-containing protein, with protein MMIRENKPAASFHPAMHNDTTKAVARALGLCSMENISLMQAANSGLSWAAITRFLDCTGLSQQDLAHYLGIHARTFALRRKAGIFGKKESEQLLRLAELYQATLELFGGDTNSARA; from the coding sequence ATGATGATCCGCGAGAACAAACCCGCAGCGAGCTTTCATCCAGCTATGCACAATGACACGACCAAAGCAGTGGCCAGGGCGCTCGGATTATGCAGCATGGAGAACATATCTCTCATGCAGGCTGCCAACTCCGGTCTCAGCTGGGCTGCAATCACACGGTTTTTGGATTGCACCGGACTGTCTCAGCAAGACCTCGCCCATTACCTGGGCATTCATGCGCGAACATTTGCCCTGCGTCGCAAAGCGGGCATCTTTGGGAAGAAAGAGTCCGAGCAACTACTCCGCCTGGCTGAGCTTTATCAGGCAACGCTCGAACTTTTCGGTGGAGATACCAATTCCGCCCGCGCCTAG
- a CDS encoding AAA domain-containing protein, whose translation MRKTEDRSAGNMAAHSAKEKLVEAAKAGWIDRLIDTSRRNNLLFFRPVLGGSIEVETGNPDFLSLLNGETIHAISLLGESLDRPGRILNIARKAQENLEEKGLQTLYLGLGFAMWKAEDGGRDYRAPVFLIPLQFKRKGSEYNSVDVTVAAEATVNPVLLHILQQRFGVKIDTEELLPLPIEEVRTLTSDGVDPRRREADGEILASYLEKLRGLGTRLKDAPEFRTDASAVIGNFAFAKMAMVNDLKESGLLLAENQLIAAIAGDDTSRAQMASQQVDIDPRSLDKHRPDDQFCVVEADSSQQCAIDGIAAGQSAVVHGPPGTGKSQTITNLIATLVGLGKSVLFVAEKRAALEVVQQRLQRSRLGHLAIDLHGAELSSRRVMERVAETLAAVRHFGVPDCDALHQQFVERRSRLNRHVSRMHTVSPRSGMTLFEMYGKLLDLPPDSATNVRWRGAELEKLSPDTRGEISVLLKEFASLASLVTGTDRSPWTGMTFPDGASAQEAIDIAARFAREELPALRASLSQVRLAFGFDEPDTFDSAANLVRLLRSVSDHLERYSAEVYQADLDPLVQQLLRGSSRWKALWLSITSREYKDACLRVTAYRKGVRVSPRQLLRELQDLAQESIHWKEFAKGMSTPAKFSSLEDLETHYREARRQVESLQALRGAQWLTLNFDQLKAVVEPFAQDQATPYRLLKLAEIEKKLNIAGLQRLLSDIRNRKPAPEYWSSCFDCAWMNSAVDELAVHDSDVKGFVGNTHNEFVEDFRRLDSERLKIAVERVRRAHALRAVQAMNEHPAQEAMIKAEAAKVRRHKPLRTLFSEAWEVLTAVCPCWMASPLSVSQLIDRGARFDYVIFDEASQVLPEDAVPAIMRAKQIVVAGDNQQLPPTGFFASGLSEDDEIESAAAGFESLLDMMLPFAKPFHLNWHYRSRDEALIAFSNHHIYKDRLVTFPGPGGHATVAHVLVNHVPDADGQEESSAEEVRQVVQLVLQHARENPERTLGVISMGIKHAMRLQGALDLTLKDHPELAEFFDPDRPERFFIKNLERVQGDERDSIIISVGYGKNRAGDLPLRFGPILSAGGRRRLNVAVTRARETMTVVSSFSHLDIDATKVREGTGLEFLKNFLQYASSGGKLIAQNEVTSETMNEFEADIYTALEARGMKLVPQVGCSQFRIDFGVCHPEQPGRFILAIECDGATYHSSATARDRDRLRQQMLENLGWTFHRIWSTDWFLRREEEIERAWNAYQTAVRSADECGNGLRVPESDGNEEVLYDDGVINGRGRSEPVPPIPRRSNIGEYTSQELTRLYEWVLSDGVLRTHDEIADEMFRALPFSRRGARIEAVLRQTIASCDGSR comes from the coding sequence ATGCGCAAAACTGAGGATCGTAGTGCTGGTAATATGGCGGCGCACTCGGCAAAAGAGAAGCTGGTCGAAGCAGCCAAGGCCGGTTGGATTGACCGTCTCATTGATACATCCAGGCGCAATAATCTTTTGTTCTTCCGTCCTGTCCTGGGCGGAAGCATCGAAGTCGAAACTGGAAATCCAGACTTTCTGAGTCTGCTGAATGGTGAAACTATTCATGCAATCTCTTTGTTGGGGGAGAGTCTCGACCGTCCGGGCCGCATCCTAAACATCGCGCGCAAGGCTCAAGAGAACCTCGAAGAAAAGGGTCTGCAGACACTCTATCTGGGCCTGGGATTTGCCATGTGGAAGGCGGAGGATGGCGGCCGCGACTACCGGGCCCCGGTATTTTTGATTCCTTTGCAGTTCAAGCGCAAAGGCAGTGAATACAACAGTGTTGACGTAACAGTGGCTGCGGAAGCCACTGTTAATCCTGTCCTTCTGCATATTCTGCAGCAGCGCTTCGGCGTGAAGATTGATACAGAAGAGCTATTGCCTCTCCCCATAGAAGAAGTGCGCACTCTTACATCGGATGGAGTGGATCCGAGACGTCGAGAGGCGGATGGAGAGATTCTGGCTTCTTATCTTGAAAAGCTGAGGGGCTTGGGCACGCGACTCAAGGATGCACCGGAATTTCGTACCGATGCCTCAGCGGTCATTGGTAATTTTGCCTTCGCAAAGATGGCAATGGTCAATGACCTTAAAGAGTCGGGTTTGTTGCTGGCAGAGAATCAACTCATCGCGGCTATTGCCGGCGACGACACCTCTCGTGCGCAAATGGCGTCCCAGCAGGTAGACATTGATCCGCGCTCGCTTGATAAACATCGCCCAGACGATCAGTTCTGTGTGGTCGAGGCGGATTCAAGCCAACAATGCGCAATTGATGGCATCGCTGCAGGGCAGAGCGCGGTGGTGCACGGCCCTCCAGGAACAGGCAAGAGTCAAACAATTACGAATCTTATTGCCACGTTGGTCGGGCTTGGGAAATCAGTTCTTTTCGTAGCGGAGAAACGAGCGGCCCTTGAAGTGGTCCAGCAGAGATTGCAGCGGTCACGATTGGGACATCTTGCCATCGATCTGCATGGCGCGGAACTCAGCTCAAGAAGAGTCATGGAGCGTGTGGCAGAGACGCTTGCTGCCGTGCGCCATTTCGGAGTACCGGATTGCGATGCTTTGCATCAACAGTTTGTGGAACGGCGTTCAAGATTGAATCGGCATGTCAGCCGCATGCATACTGTGTCGCCGCGGTCAGGAATGACTCTCTTCGAGATGTACGGCAAGCTGCTGGATTTACCGCCAGACTCGGCCACGAATGTTCGCTGGCGAGGCGCAGAACTGGAAAAGTTGAGCCCAGATACGAGGGGCGAGATTTCTGTTCTGCTGAAAGAGTTCGCGTCGTTGGCGAGTCTCGTGACTGGCACAGATCGTTCTCCATGGACTGGTATGACTTTTCCAGATGGAGCATCCGCCCAAGAAGCAATTGATATTGCCGCCAGATTCGCACGGGAAGAACTGCCTGCGCTTCGTGCCAGCCTTTCTCAGGTGCGACTCGCCTTCGGCTTTGATGAGCCGGATACATTTGATTCTGCTGCAAATCTTGTGCGGCTCCTAAGGTCTGTGTCGGATCATCTAGAACGGTACTCTGCGGAGGTGTATCAAGCGGATCTGGATCCGCTAGTACAGCAATTGCTGCGTGGTTCGTCCAGGTGGAAGGCGCTTTGGTTGTCCATCACTTCTCGCGAATACAAGGATGCATGCCTGCGGGTAACAGCTTATCGCAAGGGTGTACGAGTATCTCCTCGCCAGCTTCTCAGGGAGCTTCAGGATCTCGCGCAGGAATCTATTCACTGGAAAGAGTTTGCCAAGGGCATGAGCACGCCGGCCAAATTCTCCTCACTCGAGGATCTGGAGACTCACTATCGTGAGGCCCGGCGGCAAGTGGAGTCTCTCCAGGCTTTGCGCGGGGCACAATGGCTCACTCTGAACTTTGACCAGTTGAAAGCCGTTGTTGAACCCTTTGCTCAGGATCAGGCTACTCCGTATCGCCTGCTCAAGCTGGCGGAGATCGAGAAGAAGCTGAACATCGCGGGACTGCAGCGGCTGCTGAGTGACATTCGCAATCGAAAGCCTGCCCCCGAATATTGGTCTAGTTGTTTCGACTGTGCATGGATGAATTCTGCTGTAGATGAGCTGGCGGTTCATGACTCTGACGTAAAGGGATTTGTCGGGAACACTCATAACGAATTTGTCGAGGATTTTAGGCGGTTGGATAGCGAGAGACTCAAGATTGCAGTGGAGAGAGTCCGAAGGGCTCATGCTCTACGCGCGGTCCAGGCGATGAACGAGCATCCAGCGCAGGAGGCCATGATCAAGGCGGAAGCGGCCAAGGTGCGCAGACATAAACCGCTGCGGACTCTCTTTAGTGAAGCATGGGAAGTCTTGACTGCCGTTTGTCCTTGCTGGATGGCCAGCCCGCTGTCTGTAAGCCAATTGATTGATCGCGGGGCCCGTTTTGATTACGTGATCTTTGATGAAGCATCGCAGGTACTGCCAGAGGATGCTGTTCCCGCGATCATGAGGGCAAAGCAGATTGTCGTCGCAGGAGACAATCAACAGCTACCCCCTACGGGATTTTTCGCCTCCGGGTTATCTGAAGACGACGAAATCGAGAGCGCCGCCGCTGGATTCGAGAGTCTGCTCGACATGATGCTGCCCTTTGCGAAGCCATTTCATCTGAATTGGCATTACCGTAGTCGCGATGAAGCCTTGATCGCATTTTCAAATCACCATATCTACAAAGATCGATTGGTGACTTTCCCAGGGCCCGGAGGGCACGCGACAGTTGCCCACGTGCTCGTCAATCATGTTCCAGACGCAGATGGCCAAGAAGAGAGTAGCGCCGAGGAAGTAAGGCAGGTTGTCCAGCTTGTGCTTCAGCATGCCCGCGAGAACCCAGAGCGGACTCTCGGGGTGATCTCTATGGGCATTAAGCATGCGATGAGACTTCAAGGGGCCTTGGACCTGACATTGAAGGATCATCCGGAGCTTGCCGAATTCTTTGATCCAGATCGCCCGGAGAGGTTCTTCATTAAGAATCTCGAGCGGGTACAGGGAGATGAAAGAGATAGCATCATCATCAGCGTTGGCTACGGTAAGAATCGCGCTGGGGACCTTCCTCTGCGGTTCGGTCCTATATTGTCTGCCGGCGGACGCAGACGCCTGAATGTCGCCGTCACTCGCGCTCGCGAAACCATGACGGTCGTGTCCTCTTTCTCGCATCTGGATATCGATGCGACCAAAGTTAGAGAAGGGACTGGTCTGGAGTTCCTCAAGAACTTCCTCCAGTATGCGAGCAGTGGTGGCAAGCTGATCGCGCAGAATGAAGTCACAAGCGAGACGATGAACGAGTTCGAAGCCGATATTTATACGGCTCTCGAAGCCCGAGGGATGAAACTAGTCCCGCAGGTAGGATGCTCGCAATTTCGCATCGATTTTGGCGTATGCCATCCGGAGCAGCCGGGACGCTTCATACTGGCTATCGAGTGTGACGGTGCCACCTACCACTCAAGTGCGACGGCTCGAGATCGCGATCGACTGCGTCAACAGATGCTTGAGAATCTCGGCTGGACCTTCCATCGAATCTGGTCCACAGACTGGTTCTTGCGCCGCGAAGAGGAAATAGAGCGAGCCTGGAATGCCTACCAAACCGCCGTTCGAAGCGCCGACGAGTGCGGGAATGGATTACGCGTTCCGGAGTCGGACGGTAATGAAGAAGTACTTTACGACGACGGCGTTATTAATGGCCGAGGCCGAAGTGAGCCGGTGCCGCCCATTCCCAGGCGATCCAACATCGGTGAATACACATCACAAGAGTTGACGCGTCTCTACGAATGGGTGCTCTCGGACGGTGTGCTTCGAACCCACGACGAGATCGCCGACGAGATGTTTAGGGCGCTTCCATTCAGCCGGCGCGGAGCCCGCATTGAGGCGGTGCTAAGACAGACCATCGCCAGTTGCGATGGTAGCCGTTAA